From Vespula vulgaris chromosome 11, iyVesVulg1.1, whole genome shotgun sequence, the proteins below share one genomic window:
- the LOC127067745 gene encoding uncharacterized protein LOC127067745: MGKSRNGKAAVVLTLIAFIFVVIAFTTPNWLETDGKLENPTFRKIGLWQVCFQGFEDPHHLYDTRFYGCWWVFEEEYYIIHDILLPDFFVATQFFFTLCMTLLLIAGFLTITYTCCSRHHEKFQLLLWATGGSLNLAGLCGIISVIIFGARGDGRDWLPNWEHNDVSWSFALAVVGSFTAIASGILFLIEGRRYKKKVERILNEEQKTHTTI, from the exons ATGGGAAAATCACGAAATGGAAAGGCGGCAGTTGTCTTGACGTtaattgcttttatatttgtgGTTATAGCATTCACCACACCCAATTGGCTTGAAACGGATGGTAAATTGGAAAATCCaacatttagaaaaattg gTTTGTGGCAAGTTTGTTTTCAAGGTTTTGAAGATCCACATCATCTATATGATACTAGATTCTATGGTTGCTGGTGGGTTTTTGAAGAAGAATATTACATCATTCATGATATTCTTTTACCCGACTTCTTCGTTGCGacacaatttttctttactctgtgtatgacattattattaattgctGGATTTTTAACAATAACTTATACTTGTTGTTCGCGACatcatgaaaaatttcaattgcTTTTATGGGCAACCGGAGGATCTTTAAATTTAGCTGGATTATGCGGCATTATTTCTGTTATAATATTTGGTGCCAGGGGTGATGGACGTGATTGGTTGCCTAATTGGGAGCACAATGATGTTAGTTGGTCATTTGCTTTAGCAGTTGTTGGTAGCTTTACAGCAATTGCCTCTGGTATACTCTTTTTAATAGAAGGacgtagatataaaaagaaagtagaacgAATATTGaatgaagaacaaaaaacTCACACTACTATTTAA
- the LOC127067744 gene encoding uncharacterized protein LOC127067744 gives MARQQTADRNIPHLRDIFGFGNKWENARMQAEEKAAGHDSAVSVGSTSGEEESPKNSKKKKTRRRDNSKTLTESDVKHLERHLSMKKTIRKKIMRDLQQAFVEDPNEFRVDDIPPEQLKAEINIQSLSFGTPSQKQGRTRGNAESTFLDMLRAGGGLEKNGTDGDRDSGHGGSPTRETPSAQDTDDECSYSYDAPTAMPPKKSGNFWRRFTMKNRNKR, from the exons ATGGCAAGGCAGCAGACAGCCGATCGAAATATACCTCACTTACGTGACATTTTCGGCTTTGGTAACAAATGGGAAAATGCACGTATGCAAGCCGAAGAAAAGGCTGCTGGACATGACAGCGCGGTTTCAGTAGGTTCAACTTCTGGCGAAGAAGAAAGTCCGAAGAatagcaagaagaagaagaccaGAAGACGGGACAATAGTAAGACCCTTACCGAGAGCGATGTCAAACATTTGGAAAGACATCTTTCAATGAAGAAGACGATACGCAAGAAGATAATGCGTGATCTTCAACAAGCCTTCGTTGAAGATCCTAATGAGTTCCGCGTCGATGATATACCACCGGAACAACTCAAAGCTGAAATCAATATTCAGAGTCTCAGTTTCGGTACGCCATCTCAAAAACAGGGACGCACGCGTGGCAATGCCGAGAGCACGTTTCTTGATATGCTTAGAGCAGGTGGTG gtttagaaaaaaatggtACCGACGGTGATAGAGATTCTGGACACGGTGGTTCGCCAACAAGAGAGACACCTAGTGCCCAAGATACCGATGATGAATGTAGCTATAGCTATGATGCTCCAACAGCGATGCCTCCGAAAAAAAGCGGCAACTTTTGGAGACGTTTTACTATGAAAAATCGTAATAAACGATAA
- the LOC127067662 gene encoding uncharacterized protein LOC127067662 has product MEKIRSLSGDVGVGILLLALFCISIAFGTPAWLISDPRIIGAQFDKLGLWTHCFRSLPSPYESDAPTQFFVGCRWVYDPFTKGYDNIRSFLMPPFMIATQFFFTMCFLLVLISFGLMLLLVLCCGPEEKKYILLIKIISYLLFTSGLHGSIAVIIFACCGNKDGWMPGHENNYFGWSFAMAVVGTTLALIAGILFLTEANIQKKKRKYLKESQIRFQLESNT; this is encoded by the exons ATGGAGAAGATAAGAAGTTTATCTGGTGATGTAGGTGTTGGCATTCTTTTATTGGCCTTGTTTTGTATTAGCATAGCATTTGGCACACCAGCATGGTTGATCAGTGATCCTAGAATAATAGGTGCTCAATTTGATAAATTGGGTCTTTGGACGCATTGCTTTAGATCCTTACCAAGCCCTTATGAATCTGATGCACCTACACAATTTTTTGTAGGATGTAGATGGGTTTATGATCCATTTACTAAGGGATATGATAATATTCGAAGCTTTTTAATGCCAC CTTTTATGATAGctactcaattttttttcacaatgTGTTTTCTACTTGTCCTAATATCATTTGGATTAATGCTGCTGTTGGTATTATGCTGTGGTccagaggaaaaaaaatatatcctacttattaaaattattagttatttattattcacaaGTGGTCTGCATGGTTCTATAGCTGTCATTATATTTGCATGTTGTGGAAATAAGGATGGTTGGATGCCAGgtcatgaaaataattatttcggaTGGTCTTTTGCAATGGCTGTAGTTGGCACTACCTTAGCTCTTATAGCAGGTATACTGTTCCTTACTGAAGCAaatatacagaaaaagaagcgtaaatatttaaaagaatctcAAATACGATTTCAATTAGAATCAAATACATAG
- the LOC127067658 gene encoding probable enoyl-CoA hydratase, mitochondrial encodes MATIRFGQILFPRVFDIARKPQQFASFIKFYSSQINNYELIKVETTGERKNVGLITLNRPKALNALCNQLMIELNEAIQKLDKDDTVGAIVITGSEKAFAAGADIKEMANNTYSQTMKGNFLSFWNGVSKVIKPVIAAVNGYALGGGCELAMMCDIIYAGDKARFGQPEIAIGTIPGAGGTQRLTKAIGKSKAMEMVLTGNQITAEEAEKSGLVSKVFPSDKVVQEAIKLGEKIASHSQLVVSMAKESVNMAYETTLQEGLHFEKRMFHGTFATNDRKEGMTAFIEKRQPKFTNQ; translated from the exons ATGGCAACTATTCGCTTTggacaaatattatttcctcGCGTTTTTGATATCGCTAGAAAACCACAACAATTTGCATCTTTCATCAAGTTTTATTCTT ctcaaattaataattatgaattgaTAAAGGTAGAGACTactggagaaagaaaaaatgttggaTTAATTACTTTGAATAGGCCAAAAGCATTAAATGCTTTATGTAATCAGTTAATGATTGAACTAAATGAAGCTATACAAAAGTTAGATAAAGATGATACTGTTGGAGCTATTGTTATTACAGGAAGTGAGAAAGCATTTGCAGCtg gtgctgatatcaaagaaatggctaataatacatattctcAGACTATGAAaggtaattttctttcattttggaATGGAGTTTCAAAAGTTATTAAACCAGTGATTGCTGCTGTAAATGGATATGCt ttagGTGGTGGATGTGAGTTAGCTATGATGTGTGATATTATTTATGCCGGAGATAAAGCAAGATTTGGTCAACCAGAAATAGCTATTGGTACAATACCTGGTGCTGGTGGTACTCAAAGATTAACTAAAGCTATAGGAAAAAGTAAGGCAATGGAAATGGTACTTACTGGAAATCAAATAACTGCAGAGGAAGCTGAAAAAAGTG GTTTGGTTAGTAAAGTATTCCCATCTGATAAAGTTGTACAAGAAGCAATTAAACTTGGAGAAAAGATAGCTTCACATTCGCAGTTAGTTGTATCTATGGCAAAAGAATCTGTTAACATGG CTTATGAAACTACATTGCAAGAAGGATTACACTttgaaaagagaatgtttcATGGAACATTTGCCAca aatGACAGAAAAGAAGGAATGACTGCTTTCATTGAGAAGCGTCAACCCAAATTTACTAATCAGTAA